DNA sequence from the Acanthochromis polyacanthus isolate Apoly-LR-REF ecotype Palm Island chromosome 5, KAUST_Apoly_ChrSc, whole genome shotgun sequence genome:
GTCTAGCGTGACTTGGGTCACTGATtggatgaaacaagacatggcaacagaaaaaaactatgTCATGATTGGTTGAAAGATCTGTTGCTATTGGTCCCTGGGCCAtgaaatccccccccccccccccattcccCCACCTCCTCATCCCCCCTcacacacaataataataatgcttattattaataatattttaataaggcATTAATAAATATGGGCCATGTAAAGTGTCTACTTAGTTAACCTGCATACTTGTCATTGTTAACCAATGggctaaaaaatgacattttgagacatgttgaaaaacaaGCGCTTTATTGAACAGTCTACAGTTTCAGTAATCcgaaatcaaaattaaaataagctgttctttaaaaaaaaatacaaaaaaaattaaaaggaaaaaaaggaaatagaaTTGTTCAAagtttcaaaaaaatatatacatttcaaaacaaaaactaaaacatagTTGATCTGTCACTCCGGGCTGGTCTCAGGCATCAGCTCTGGAATAAAATGTTTCCTCGTATTTCAATGGCTTCAGTCTTTCAGACGGCTGTCCATTGTAAAAATGTCTGTGCTGAAGAGTTGTGTACCTTCCATCAGCTTCCAGCCTGGCCTGTAGGGCAGCACACAAGTTAGAAAGCTCCTGGCTGCGGAAGGATGGAGGCCACACAATCCATCCATGTACGCCATCTACACTGCCGTCCTCTTCATCCGACATCATGTCCGCTGTGATGCCATTCCAGAACTCCTCTTTGTCTGGAGCAAGGACCGTCTTCCTGGCATCCAGCAGCTGTGAACACAATCAGTACAAGAAATCAATACATTTACTaatgtaacagaaaaataatatcaTAGAGACCAGCAATACTATTCTAACcacattttatataaaacacacactccCACGAATGAAACTGTAATCAAATGAATCAAAGTAATATCTCTtactctctttcttctctgccGACTCTGGGCAAATGACTTAATCGCCTCCGCCTGATCCACCATGTCGGGTTGACTATAGCGGAAATTCCTGCGCAGAGTAATGGGTTTTACAAGCGGCTGGAAAACGGTAAAATGAAGCCGTTATTAGCTTGGAGAAGATGGAGGACGACATATCACTGCTTACGTTACTAATTCAGAAAATTGtaccaaaactcaataaaaatatCCTACAAATGGAATATATCCTTACCACAATTTTAGGACTGTGCTCTCCTCTTTTCCGCTGAATTTCCTCGCCGCCCTCTCACTGGAGAAAGTGTTTATTTGGGCTTCCATGGCGGACATCCTCTCCTGCAGCTCAGACACCGCTCCAGCCTgtgctccagcttctcctccagcggTGCTCTCTGGCAGACAGCCGGCTGATAACGCTCAACAGTTTCTTTTCAGTGTCTGTCGCGGGTCTGACTGAAACCAGTCGGTCATGTCCAGGCTGTTCCATATGAGGAGCCTGTAGTGAGACTGGCGATACCGGGCCGCCATTGTAGAAGCCCGCGTAACAAAGACCACTTCTTTGTCCGTTCGTTTATTGCGCGGTTCTTGCGAGACGACGCGTGTGATTGGACGAGCAACTCTAACGTGATGACATCCGTGACGCAGCATTTCTGAAAGTAGCAGATTTCTCCAGGCCTGCTTTGTGTGGCcacagtcacaaaaaaaaaaaaagacttctccaggcagcagaaggaggtttagaaatttaaaagctttttcacTTAAATTCTACCTTCAGATTTACCTggcttaaaaaatgtttggagCTACCACAATCACTCTGGAATTTTATTCCAcacaatgtatttaaaaaagttGGAGGCTTAAATTTTCTAATGAGCTGCAACTTCTCAGTTTCTAAATTGCCACTGAAACTCTCAAAGTATTATCAGCAGGCATTACTTTCTTGGAAATTGTGTTATGTTAACAACTTTTCTCCACATAAAGAAATACTTTGGCACAATGGGCAAATtactattaaaaacaaaactgtatatAATGAAAGCTGGATTGGGAGGGACATAATCTTTGTGACATCCTTATTTGATGATAATGGAAGTCTTTATAGCTATGAAAACTTCCTAAAGGCTAAAGCCTTTCCAGTCAAATACAGAGAATTTGTTACTATTGTGAAGGCTATTCCATCTGGCATGATTGAGTTAATAAAATCCCACTtaagttatcaaaatgttaaTGTTCAAATTCCTGTTGAGGGCATTGCTGGCAGATGTGTGGTGAACACATCCACTGTACAGTTAAGCAACACAAGAGAAAAGGTGACTATAGTCATGCtgctctgcatggagtttgagaTGTAGGATTTTGACAGTGTTAAGTGCCTGTGATGcgctttgattttacttttgTAAAAGCTGTATGAACcctgattcaaataaagtatatactgtatagttttgtttgtgtagggTCCTTTTTCTCTAAAAACCAGTTCAAGTGTGAAAAGTCAACCCCACCCCCAACCCCCTACCTTACACCCTCCACACCCATCAACCCtcccaccacagacacacacccatcAGTCTGATTTGCATTTATATAGCTCACAGCATTTTCAGTGAAACTGAAAAGTTCCCCCCCTTGGAGATCAGCCGTCCATCTCAATTCCTGACAATTCTCAGTAGTTTTTGTGCTTCCTGAAAACTGCTGTTTATTGCCGTTAATTTGAAATTCCACGGAAATTTTCAGTGCTGTTAACTATCGAAAATCCCCCCTTTCATGCAGTGAGGGGGAACAAGAACACTTGATGTGCCCAAAGATTCCAAAAAAGTAGATATATTACAA
Encoded proteins:
- the LOC127533936 gene encoding uncharacterized protein C14orf93-like, coding for MSAMEAQINTFSSERAARKFSGKEESTVLKLWNFRYSQPDMVDQAEAIKSFAQSRQRRKRLLDARKTVLAPDKEEFWNGITADMMSDEEDGSVDGVHGWIVWPPSFRSQELSNLCAALQARLEADGRYTTLQHRHFYNGQPSERLKPLKYEETFYSRADA